The following proteins come from a genomic window of Nitrospirota bacterium:
- a CDS encoding HEAT repeat domain-containing protein: MQNNEGQEEIITPEVQDVMRSLVSAIRAVKLYPANNPIYSQSIKKSFEVLDHFLNTAPEYRVGVHQTQFTYHTIAIGKEAQLNKTIAQDIFAKGVREIVFKNGVTEEQLIALYRALALSPEELAMKSGISSILWEDGATHIQITESGLDEVILTRKESRSPEERKQTESPSRALNPATAKKEIVFAGRTLILDDLMNDPVGFGSSMLSLAMQTRDERESVEDRLYTLYLEGGRKIRDEDPDQSDILFEGLAKSVLSLEPPYREKIIAGKLYRELDEESLSEQKDALEEQVPNELHEILTGRFSNAWTMPQVKELLKQSSTKKTVPTPTLSFPPTPASLEGVPISPDLADIARDMAEYTPEEMEALKNMSTAGMESDIIEAAVRTLLFLLLQMKDHHRPATAGKEIELLSSVVHQLEDMMSYLLKKKDYTTALMIGSAFLTPVDPVFKPRMMEAIRKAASRSNIMETIADLRRYPKGSPEYVAAYSYLSIMERESTEVLLELLAEEKDRSTRKAYLDFAKDLGKNQIMLIGEHLADERWYYVRNIVSILGESKADQAIAFLSKVAGHANFRIRQEVVKGLLSIGGKKAASLLATFLNDKEADIQLMSIRGIAVVKGAGLEAANALMDFLANRPLKKSNQELTLEAIKTLGKIGGADAGEFLNRYRRVKWWRSRTLQLELRSAALQSMKEIERRQGDGGRATR; encoded by the coding sequence ATGCAAAACAACGAAGGCCAGGAAGAAATTATTACCCCGGAAGTTCAAGACGTAATGCGGAGCCTTGTCTCGGCGATACGGGCTGTTAAGCTCTATCCGGCCAACAACCCCATTTACTCCCAGTCAATAAAAAAATCATTTGAGGTTTTGGACCACTTTCTAAATACCGCACCGGAATACCGCGTTGGCGTGCACCAGACACAGTTCACCTACCATACCATCGCCATCGGGAAAGAGGCGCAGCTGAACAAGACCATCGCACAGGACATCTTCGCGAAGGGGGTCCGTGAGATCGTCTTTAAAAACGGGGTGACCGAAGAACAGCTGATCGCCCTTTATCGCGCCCTTGCTCTATCGCCGGAAGAGCTTGCGATGAAAAGCGGGATTTCTTCGATTCTGTGGGAAGACGGGGCAACACACATCCAGATCACTGAGTCAGGTCTGGATGAGGTCATTTTGACGAGGAAAGAAAGCCGGTCGCCGGAGGAAAGGAAACAGACCGAGAGTCCGTCCAGAGCGCTCAATCCTGCCACGGCAAAGAAAGAAATCGTCTTTGCAGGCCGCACACTGATCCTCGATGACCTCATGAACGATCCCGTGGGATTCGGCTCCAGCATGCTCTCTCTGGCTATGCAAACGCGGGATGAGCGTGAAAGCGTCGAAGACCGCCTCTACACGCTTTATCTGGAAGGTGGGCGCAAAATCCGTGACGAAGACCCTGACCAGAGCGATATCCTGTTCGAGGGGCTGGCAAAATCCGTTCTCTCGCTCGAACCACCCTATCGTGAAAAGATCATTGCCGGAAAATTATACCGGGAACTGGACGAAGAGAGTTTAAGCGAACAGAAGGACGCACTTGAAGAACAAGTGCCGAATGAGCTTCATGAGATCCTGACGGGAAGATTTTCCAATGCGTGGACCATGCCGCAAGTGAAAGAGCTCCTGAAACAATCGTCAACAAAGAAGACCGTACCCACGCCGACTCTTTCTTTTCCGCCGACGCCCGCGTCTCTCGAGGGGGTTCCGATTTCCCCGGACCTTGCCGATATAGCACGGGACATGGCGGAGTATACTCCGGAAGAGATGGAGGCGCTCAAGAATATGAGCACGGCGGGTATGGAGTCCGACATAATCGAGGCGGCAGTGCGCACACTGCTCTTTTTACTGCTCCAGATGAAGGACCATCATCGCCCGGCCACCGCGGGAAAAGAGATTGAACTGCTTTCGAGTGTCGTTCACCAGCTCGAGGACATGATGAGCTATCTTCTCAAGAAAAAGGATTACACGACAGCCCTGATGATCGGTAGTGCGTTCCTTACGCCTGTTGACCCGGTATTCAAACCGCGCATGATGGAAGCGATCAGGAAGGCGGCGTCCCGATCCAATATCATGGAGACGATCGCCGATCTGCGGCGATACCCCAAAGGCTCTCCTGAGTATGTTGCAGCCTATTCCTATTTGTCCATCATGGAACGTGAGTCGACTGAAGTGCTGCTGGAACTGCTCGCGGAAGAAAAAGACCGGTCGACAAGAAAAGCGTACCTCGATTTTGCAAAAGACCTGGGAAAGAACCAGATCATGTTGATCGGTGAGCACCTTGCGGACGAACGCTGGTACTATGTGCGCAATATCGTGAGCATCCTTGGGGAGAGCAAGGCCGACCAGGCGATAGCGTTCCTCAGCAAAGTGGCCGGCCATGCTAATTTCCGGATTCGGCAGGAAGTGGTCAAGGGGCTGCTCTCGATCGGCGGGAAAAAGGCGGCAAGCCTGCTGGCGACGTTTTTGAACGACAAAGAGGCGGATATCCAGTTGATGTCCATTCGCGGTATCGCAGTAGTGAAGGGGGCCGGCCTTGAAGCGGCAAACGCTCTTATGGATTTCCTGGCCAACAGGCCGCTTAAGAAGAGCAACCAGGAGCTTACGCTCGAGGCGATCAAGACGCTGGGAAAGATCGGTGGAGCGGATGCGGGAGAATTTCTGAACAGATATCGACGCGTAAAATGGTGGAGATCGAGGACGCTCCAATTGGAGCTCCGCTCCGCGGCGCTGCAGTCCATGAAGGAAATCGAGAGGAGACAGGGCGATGGCGGACGAGCGACGCGATAG